The Herminiimonas arsenitoxidans sequence GAGGCAACCGACATTTTCCGGCTCAGCGGCCGTACCGACTTCCTGGCCCGATTTGATCAAGACTACGCCGAATGGCGATTCGCGCTTCATGCAATCGCGCACCATGTCGACATAGCGCGTTTCAAAAACCTTCAGCGGGAGTATGCCGCCCGGGAACAGGACGGTATTGAGGGGGAAGAGCGGAAGCCAGTGTTCGTTGTCAGACATGGTGGAAAGCGTGTCAGTAATGGGCGAAATGCAGCTTGCTTGTACTGGTTTAGACAGCCCTGAGATCAGCTCAGTTCGCGATGGCGCAATATGACATGCTCATGGGCGCGAAAATATTCGGCAAGTTGCTCAACCATGTAGACAGAACGATGTTGACCGCCAGTGCAACCAATGGCAACGGTCAGGTAACTGCGATTATCATTCTTGAAAGCAGGCAGCCATTTTTCAACAAAACCGCGTATATCCGCCAGCAATGCAGTGGCATCAGGCTGCGCTCGCAAGAACTCTTGGACCGGTGCATCGCGACCCGTCAAAGGGCGTAAAGCCAGATCGTAATGTGGATTAGGCAATACCCGTACATCGAATACCAGATCGGCATCGAGTGGCACGCCGAATTTGAAGGCGAAGGATTCGAACAATAGTGTCAGAGGCGATCGATCCGTTTCCATCAAAGCCTTCAGCCATGCGCGCAATTTGTTCGCGTTCATGCCGGAGGTGTCGATCACATGGCTAACTTCTTCTACGCCGGACAACATTTCGCGTTCTTCGCGTATGCATTCCGTCAGCGTACGTCTATCAGCTGCGGCATCACTGGTAAAGCCACGATGCGAGAGTGGATGGCTGCGTCGGGTTTCAGAAAAACGTGCGATCAATGAATCCGTCTTGGCTGTCAGGAATAGTACTTTGACATCGTGCCCTTGACTTTGTAGCCAGGCGATATCGGCCGGCAAACCGATCAGAGAGCTTGCACTGCGCGCATCCATCGCGATGGCCAACTTATCCGCATGTTCTTCGATGCGAGTGGCAACTAGCGCGCGTAGCAGCGTAGGTGGAAGATTGTCGACGCAAAAATAACCTGCGTCTTCGAGGGCATTAAGCCCGACAGATTTGCCGGACCCGGAGATTCCAGTGATGAGAATGATGCGCATGCGGCCATGATACCGCAAGCACAAGAGGAAGGTTGTGACACCACAACTTTGCGGTTTTTATTCGTCGCTTTCCATCGCTTTTTGCTGACGTACCATGAAGTCTTTCAAGGTATCGATGCCGCGCAATTGCAAAATGGTATTGCGTACCGCCGCTTCCAAAAGAACTGCCAGATTTCGACCGGCTTCAACTGGAATGACGACTTTGCGTATCGACAGGCCGAGGATTTCTTCGCTCTGCGACGGCAGTGGCAAGCGTTCATAACTTTCTTCCAGCGTGCTGCGACGAACCAGATGTACGATCAGCTTCAGACGCATCTTGCGGCGTACCGCAGTCTCGCCAAAAATCGTACGGATATCGAGCAAGCCCAGGCCGCGTACTTCCAATAAATTTTGTAGCAGTGGTGGGCAACGACCTTCAATCATGTGTGGTGCGATGCGCGCAAACTCGACTGCATCATCGGCCACTAGGCCGTGATTGCGTGAAATCAATTCCAGGCCCAGCTCGCTTTTACCGAGGCCGGATTCACCGGTAATCAATACGCCTACACCCAGCACGTCCATGAATACGCCATGCATGGTGATGCGTTGCGCCAGCTTTTTCGACAGATAGACGCGCAGGTAATCGATGACTTGCGCAGCAGGCAAGGGAGTCGAGAACAAGGGAATATTCTTGTCGTCGCAAATCTCCATGATGTTGGCTGGCGTTTCCAGACCTTGCGCGATGATGAAAGCAGGTGGTTCGCCGGCGACCAGCTCAGCGGTGTGATGAGCGCGGCCATTTGGCGACAGACGCTGGTAGTACTCGACTTCTTGATGGCCGAAGACTTGGATGCGGCCCGGGTGAATCAAGTTCAAGTGACCGACTTGATCCGCTGCCGATGTCGCATCGCCGGAGATCAGGCGCTCGCCACCGGGAAATCCCGCAAACCATCCTAGCTGTAGCGATTCACGGTTGTCGTCGTAGAGTTGCTGGATGGAGAGCGGTGTCGGTAGTGGCATGGTGGACGCAGGCAGGGACAGATACGCACCGGGAAACAGTGCGGCGGTTAGTTGGTGTTTTGCAGACTAGGTTGCCACGTGATCAGGCGCGCATGCACAGCCGCTGGATCTTCGATAGTTGCAAGCAAGTTACGGAATGTTTCATCGGAAAACATTTCTGCCAGTTCGGACAGAATTTCCAGATGTTGTTGCGTCACGTGATCGGGGATCAACAGAAAGATCAGCAGATTGACGGGCTGGCCATCTGGCGATTCAAACGGGATAGGTTGTGCCAGACGAACGAAAGCAGCCAACGGCGCTTTCAATCCCTTGATACGACCATGTGGCACGGCAACGCCATGGCCAAGGCCGGTCGAGCCAAGCCGTTCGCGCGCGAACAGATTGTCGGAGACGACGGAACGGGCAATGCCACAGTTGTTTTCGAAAATTAAACCAACCTGTTCAAACGTACGTTTTTTGCTGGATACGTCCAGATCAAGGACTACGTTGGCAGGGGGGAGAATTTGACTTAAATGGTTCATGGTGCGACGCACAAAAAAAGGACTCTGCGAGGAATTATAGGCCTATTCGATGGCAATAGGGCCTGAATCGGGAAAGCTGAGTGGGTGCTGGCCTGTCTGTTGCAGATAAGACGCACCTTTTTAAGGCGGCTTGCCATAGCTATTGCTTTTTTATTTTTTGATGAGTCGATTAAAACATAACTAGGTGGAATTTGTAAGGCTGCTCGCTTACTAATGGATCTATTGCTTATCGTGCAAGCTCTGAATCAAGCCTTTCAAATACAGGCCGCGAGACAGTAATTTCCACGTGATCATGCGTGTGATGAGTGCAATATCCAGTACGGGGCGGAAATGGCTGGCACGTGCATGTACTGCGTAGATTGCTGGAATTTTGACCGGTACGCTGCGGATGCCCAGACGCGCTGCTTCTATCAATATTTCGCTTTCGAATACGAAGCATGATGATTTTTGATGATTTATCTTGAGATGTTCCAGCAAGTCGATCGGATAAATGCGAAAGCCGGACTGGCTATCGATGATGCGATAACCCGCTGCCCATGAAATCCAGAAGTTTGCGAACTGGTTGGCGTTGTAGCGTGCGCGCGGGATATTTTCTTTTTCGTGCAGGCGCGATCCGATCACAATGGCGTTTTCTGCTGTGCGAAAGCGATCAATCAAGCGTGGAATATCTTCAGGGCGATGCTGACCATCGCCATCTAAGGTGATGATGCCCAGGCGTGCATGCGTACGTGCCACTTGCATGCCATCCCACAAACTTGCCGCCTTGCCTTCATTGCGTGCGTGGCGCAGCAGGGTGATATCCAATCCGTCCAGCGCATCGACAGTGTTATCTGATGAGCCATCATCGACTACGATGACATGGCGGACATAAAGCAAGGTGCGTTCAACCAGATCGCGGATAGTCGCACCTTCGTTAAATGCCGGAATAACGACCGCGAAATCTTCCTTCGGATTGGTCGTGGTCATCACGCCATCGCTCCATTGATCGAAATGATTTGCCCGGAAATGTAGGCAGCGTCATCTGATACCAGGAATTTGACCAAGGAGGCGACTTCATGTGGTTGACCCGCGCGTTTCATGGGTACGATCTGATCAATTGCCGTTTGTAGAAATACATCCTGCGTCATCGGCGAGGCGATAATGCCAGGCGCAACGGCATTGACTGTGATGCCGCGTGAAGCCAGTTCAAGTGCCAGCGATTTTGTTGCACCATGCAGGCCAGCCTTGGCTGCAGCGTAATTGGCTTGTCCGCGATTACCCATGATGCCGGCGATAGACGACATATTGACGATGCGGCCCCAGCGCGTTGCCATCATGGCGAGCAATAACGGTTGTGTGACGTGGAAAAAACCGTTTAGTGAAATATCGATCACGCGCATCCATTGCTCGGATTCCATGCCGACCATCAAGGCATCGTCATGTGTTCCTGCATTGTTGACGACGATCTGAATTGCGCCGTCTTTCAGTAGCTCTTCTAATGCATGGCTGGTTGCCACGGCATCGGTGACGTCGAAGCTGCTTGATTGTGCACTGTGGCCGGAAGCTATGAGTTCCTTTACCAATTCATCCGCTGCTGCCGGATTACTATGCGCGTGCACAATGACGTGTATGCCTTCAGCGGCAAGCTGACGGCAGATGGCGGAGCCGATCGCGCCACTACCGCCTGTGACGAGTGCGCGTTTCATGCAGATTCTCCTTCGAGTACAACGGCGACACGACCTTGGACCAGGATTTTTTCCTGTGCGGAAAGTGTAAATTCGTAAATTGAGCGTCCGCTTTCGCTGATCAGCTTTTTTGCATCTACGATCAGGTCGTCGCTGATCGTATCCAGTCGTGCTATGGACCAGCTTACATCTTTTGCATTCGCCAGATAACCTGCGCGCGATGCATGTGGATTATCTGCCAGCAAACCACCATGTACAGCAATTGCCTGCGCGCCATATTCAATGCCGCATACCGCCATTAAGCCATCTGCACTACGCAAAGGATGTTGTGGATCGCGATGGCTGATGGCGGAGCAGCGGATGTGATGGTCGTCCCACGATATTACTTCGTGCAGCAGGCACATAGAACCCTGATGCGGAATCAATGCCGCGATATCGATGTGCGTTTTCATGGCTGTATTGTGACCATTAAGCTGCGATTGAGGTAATCGAGATAGACGGTTTGTGCCGCAGGAGTTGCCAACGCTGCCAACAGAGGAAGGCCATGTGCAGCCGGATTGCTCAGGAATGAGGCCGGCAAATCGGCAGGCAAGGCTGTGGCTGCGCAATGCTCAACCAAAGCTATCTGTAATTTGGCCATCGTTTTATCAGTACGCTGATTCGTCAGCAGCAAAGAGATTGCGCAGTCCAGTGCGGTTGGGCGCAATGCTGCAAATGGTTCTGGGAAGCGCATGTCGTATGCGGTCATCAGGACGTCTTGCTGCTCATCGATGGTTTGTACAGCGGCTTCCAGCAATGCTGCGGGAAATGTATCGTCGAATGCGCAGATCGTCGTCGATGCCTGCGTCAATCCGGCAGCGATGCTCCAGTAGCCGGATGCTGCGTTATGGACAGAGTTGGCAAAACGGATCGGAGAAACGTCCGGTTCTTCTTGCGCCAAACTATCAGCGATCTGATGGATGATCTGTCCGTCGCCGTCGGAACTGGCAAATACACAGGAAACAGGGCGTGTCGTTTCAGTGGTGTGTGTAGCAAGTGCTTCGCAAGCCGAGCTCAATGCGAGGCGGGCAGAAGCAATGCAACGTCGTCTTTCGGTAGCAGGCAGTATGGCTGGGGCAATTGTTGGCAGTTCGCGCCAGACGTAAGGCGTGCTGCCACTGAGGATGGGTTGTGCTTCTACCCATCCGACCATACCGGGAGCAATGACTCCTACGCTTTCGATGAAGACTTCAATCATGCGCGCGGCTTCCCAAATAAAAGACTGCAGTTGGTACCGCCAAAACCGAATGAGTTGCTGACTACATTGTGCAGTGTTGCCTTGCGGTTGCTCTGTATAAAATTTGCGCGTAACAAGGGATCTATTTGCTGTGTATTCGTGGCGCCCGGTATCAGACCATGTTGCAGACAGAGCAGGCTGATAACCGCTTCCACGATGCCGGCTGCGCCTAGCGTATGGCCGGTTGCACCTTTGGTAGAACTGCATGCAACTTCAGTGCCGAAAACGGCAACAACGGCTACATCTTCCGAGGCGTCGTTGCTGGGAGTGCCGGTGCCATGCAGATTGATGTAATCGATATCAGTTGGCGATAAGTCTGCCCTATTGAGCGCGGCTTGCATCGCTTGTTGTGCACCTAGTCCTTGCGGATGCGGTGTAGACATGTGATAAGCATCGCTCGACTCACCGTAGCCCAAGAGCGCCAGTTCGCCGTGTTGTTCTTTTTCCAGCAAGGCAAAACCAGCTGCTTCACCGATAGAAATGCCGTTGCGATCCTTACCCCAAGGGCGACACGGTTGCGACGAAGTCAGCTCAAGCGCAGTAAAGCCATAGAGTGTTGACCACGATAATGAGTCAACGCCACCGACCACGACGGCATCGCATAAACCTTGCCGAATGAGCCGTGCAGCACTGGCGAATACTTTTGCGCTGGAAGAACAGGCGGTGGAGATCACATAAGACGGGCCGCTGACAGCGAGCGATAGTCGTACAAAATCTGCCAGTCCGAACAAATTATGTTGTTCGCGAAAATGCATGGATGCAGGCCAGACACCATGCGTTTTATGGAAACGAAACGCGATTTCCGTTTCAAAATTACCGGAGGTTGATGTGCCGAGAATGACGCCAACGCGATCCGCACCGTATGCGGTTTTGGCGCGCTCAACGGCAGAAACGAACCCGTCTTGTTGCAAACCGATTTGTGCCAGGCGGTTGTTGCGGCAATCGTAAGCGGATAAGGCAGCAGGAATTTTTTCCTGTTCTATGCCTTCGACACGACCTATCCAGGTGGAAATCGGGTTTTCCTGGAAATCATTTTCGCGCAGGCCCGAGTGTTCTGATTGCAACGCATGCAGCGTTGCCTTCAAGCCGTGTCCCAACGCGCTGGATGCGGTAAAGGCGGACAAATAGATAGGTTGCAAGATCAAGTCCGTGGGCTGAAAGTGCTGGCGATTATAGCAAAGCGCATCATGCTATCCCGGTACGCGTTGGGCGCGCCAGTAAATAGGCGCAGACCATACTCAATACTGCACCGATAGTGACGGTTTGTCCGATGGCATGCAAGACGGGCAAGCTGGATAAGGTCAGTGTGCCAAATGACAGGAAAGTCGTCAGGCCGCAAGTAATCAGCGATAGATGATTGCGCTGAGTGTCGTCTGCGCTGGTTTCTTCACGGTTGAAGAAGATGGAATAATTCAAGCCTATTCCTATGACCAACAGCATGGAGACCAGATGGAATAGCGTCAATTTCTCACCCAAGACGATGACAGTCACGGCGATACTAAGTATCACTGCCGAGATGACCGGATAGAGCACGCGCAGTGTAAGTCGCCATGAACGCAGGCTGACCAATAGCAGCAACGTAATCAAGACCATACCGAATGCGGATAAATGCAGCGCTTCATCACGATAGGTACTGATCAGGTGGCCGGTATCGTCTTTCAGGTCAATGGCGCGCAATCCTTTTTCTTGCAAGGCGGGTAACGCTGCTTGCAGACGAGCTGGATCGCGTACGCCGCTCAAGGTGATCAATGCGACTGCACCTTGTTTGTCATCTAGTAGCAATGAGCGAACCTTTAAGCCGAGTGAACTGTGGTCGAGATCTTCTGCTTTCAGCAGTGCTTGCTGCTTTGCGGCTGCAATATCCTTGATGAAGGGAGTGAATGCATCGCTACGGAATGGTAGATCTACCAGCGCCTGTTGCAAGTTATTTGTAAGTTCCTTGTCGTTCGGCAAAGCTGCCTGGCGTTGCATTTGTAGGGATGCGCTGGGTAAATAATTGGCAGCCATATCGAAGCCGCCGATCACGCCTTCGTCTACCAATTTCGACAAATCCGAACGTACTTGTTCGCTTTGCTGCAGTGCTTGCTCACGATCCTTGCCTGCAGCAACGAGTAAGTAACGCACATCCGGTGCGCCTAATTGGTTGCGTAATTCCTGATCCAGTTTCTTTGCCGAGGCGGAAATGGGGCTCAAACTCGCCAGATCGTCGTCCCATAATTGCTGACGTTGCACAAACAGTGCGGCGAGAGAGATGAATACCAAAGGCAGCACCAGCACACGCCAACGATTGCCTGGCGATAATTTGATAGGCAGGTGTTCCAACTTGCGTGAAGTGAGCGTAGAACCTGCAATGACGGGCAACACGAAATAAGTAGTCAAACCGGCGACAGCAACACTGACCAGTGACAGCAAGCCCAATTGTGCCAATCCAGAGAAGCTCGATAGCAGCATCGCAATCGAGCTGAAGGTTGTGGTCAGAATCGCCAGCCGCAGCGTTGGTCCGACGCGTAGCAAGGCATTGCGAACAGGTTCGCCGCGTGCAGTGTGGAGGAAGGCGTAATTAGGATAGTCGACAGCTTCCCCGATCAGGGTAGCTGCGAATGCCAGCGTAATACCGTGCACGCCACCAAATACCAGTGATACCGCAGCGGTGCCGATCAGCAGGCCTGATATCGCTGGCACATACGCCAGCATGGTCAAACCGATGGAGCGGTAGGTCAGCCATAGCACCAGCAATACCAGCGTTGAGGCAATCACTGATAAGCGCCATGAATCACTTTCTATCAGTTTGCGTGATTCTGCGGCGAAGACGCCGGTGCCGGACAGCAAGAGCTGCGCCTGACTTTTTTCTTCTGTTGCTGCATTGGTGAATTGTTGGCGTATGTTTGTGAGGATGTCTTGTTGTGCGTTGACGTCCATGCCGGACGCGGCCGTTTGTGCGATCAATAATGCGCGGCTGTTATCTGTCGCAAACCATACGCCATCGTGCATGCTGATTTGCGCAGCTGGTGTCCATAGAGAAAAAATACGTGCCACTTCGCCGGTCGGGTCCATCGGAATCAACTGTTTGGCAAAGGAGCCACCTTGCGAGGACAGCATTTGCGCGCTGGCTTGCAATGAGGTTTTTAATGCAGCGACATCGAAATGATTTTCCGTGATTGCAGGGCTGAGCAGATATCGGTAGCGCAGCAAGATATCGCGTTCATTTGTCAGCGCATTGAATTCTCCGTTATGGACGAAGGTAATGCGCTGATCTTGACGCATGGCATGCGCCAGATTGCGGCTCAGGTTTGCAAGTTTTTCCGGTGTGTCGCCCTCGATGCCGATCAGGATCAGGCGTGAGGCAGGACCTTCGCGTAATTGATCCAGCAGGAGTTGTTGCGTGCGATCAGGTGCGGTCGGTAAAAAACCGGTTAGATCGGTATAGATCTTGGTATGTGCGACAGCTATCCACGCGCTGAAAGCGAGCAGCAATAACCAGCATGCGACGATAGCCTTGTTGCGCAACTTAATCATGTTGAATTGTCATGATGGAACGGTCGCCACCAGCTTCTAATATATCGACCAATGTCATACGATTACCCATTCCTTCTATGCGCAATATCTTGACGTTTTCGCGCATGGCATCGTCTGATGGCGACAGAGTGAGTGTCCAGCGTGCGGCGCTTCCTTCGAGCCTAACATCGTAGAAGCGCTGCAGTGTTTTCAAATCGCCGGCCAGCGTCGCACGTATGCTTTCAACAAATGCCCAGATGGGTGGATTGCTTTGCAGGCGGATGCTGCGCTTTTTATTGGTGACATTGTTTTGCCAAGTGAGTTGATCGCCTTCGACTGTGATGACTTCATCTTGCGGCGACAACGCATGTTTTTCGACAAAGCCAGGACGACGATAGGTGAGCGTGCCGCTTGATTCCAGTGGCGCCTTCAACAAGGCGAGTGTTTTCTTTTCAGTAAAACGACTTTGACTCAACTCCACTTTCGCCATTGTTTCCATCAATTGCGGCAAACCCCAGGACTGGGCCGAAGCACAAAGCGGAGAAAAGAAAAACAGGCATGTCAAAAGAAGGCGTGCGGGATTAAGCATGGCGATTTATTTCCAGTAATCGAAAAAATTGAACCAGTTGAATGGCGCCAGACGACAGTAATGAGCCAACCTATCTGCATAGCGTTGCGCCCACTCATTGATGCGTTGCTGACGCTGACTGCGATCAACTGCCGGGTCGGCTTCGAAGATTTCAAAGTGCAGATCATAGCGTTTGCCTCCCTGATACAAGCCGAAGAACAGTATGACCGGCGCTTTCAAAATGGCTGCCAATGCAAATGGCCCTTGCGGCAAGGTGATCTGACCGTCGAGAAAATTACATTCGACATTTTTTGTACTTTTAAATGTACGGTCGCCAAGAATGCCGACGATTTCGCCGCGTTCTATGCACTCCTGCACTTTCAGCAGGGTATCGGCTTGACCTAATGTTATGACACCAGGTTGAATTGCCGGGTTCAAATTGCGCAAGATACTGTTCAATTTTTCTGCATGTTCGTCATGCATGAGTACGTTGACGGGTAAGGACTGGTCGAACATGCCGAGTGCCCGCAGTACCTCAAAACTACCCAGATGCGAGCCGAGCATGATGCAACCCTGTCGACGCAATAAAGGTGCAACAGCGTCATAGCCGTGTATGCGAATATCGAAATAGTGATGCTGCCCTGACAGCAGATAAATACGATCGTGAATAGTGCTGGCAAACGTATGGTAGTGCCGCACTACATCTAGCCAGCGCGGTTTGTGCGGCAACACTCGGCGCAGGTAATTGAAGGAACTACGACGTGCGCTACCAGAGAAAATAATGAAGTATGCGCAAATCGGCAGCAGAAAAATACGGCCGAAGCGACGGCCTAATTTGAGCGTTACCCACGCGAGCGCTTGCATGGCAAACAGGCTGCCGCGCTCGGACTGATCTAACCAACCCTTAGCCATGTTCAGCACCTTGCAATTGCAGCAGGCCGTTGGCGATCAGTGTTTGCTCGTAATGAATCGCGAACTTGAGTGTTTGTGTGACAGTTGTGCTGAAGCTGATGACATATTCCTGTCCTGGTTTCAGCGGAGTATGAAATTTCACCTGCTTGACGCCATTTATGTGGGCATGAGCGCTGGCAATGCTCACAACCTCAGATAACAGCAATAAACCCGGCACGATAGGATTGCCTGGGAAATGCCCTGCCAGTGCAGGATGGTCGGGCAGTACTGTGCCGATGTGACGCAGAGTATTGATATCTTTTGTCCTTGCACATGTTTGGGCAAGTGCAGTGAGTGCTGCACGCGTTAGTTTGCCATTCGCATCGCGCGGTAATCGCTCAACCTTGAAAATCGGACGCGGGATAAAAACAGGATCGATTTGCAGGCGTAATGCCGCGATGACCTGTGCGCTTGTCAGACTATCCGATACAAAGAAAGCGCTTAATCGTTGCTCAACATGCGTGTTGCTACTGTCGGATTCAGCTTGAAAAAATACACCATCAGTCATGCCCTCAATCGCCAACAAGACTGCGTTCAGCTTGACCAATGAGGTGCGCTTTCCGGCAATTTTGATCATATCTGTCAGCCTGCCTTGCAGACTGAAGTGTCGTGCATCATATTGAACAATGCTATCAGATAATGCAAAAGAGGGCAGCGCACGTGGGCCTTCAATCCATGCATTTTTTTCATCGTGGCGTAACTGAATGTCAGTGCACAGCGTCCATTTTTCATCTTGTGCCGGACGACGTGCAGCAATCATTCCAGCTTCGGTGCAGCCATAAATTTCATGCAGCGGTAAGTGCAGTAAATTTTCGATTGCCAATGCGTTTGTTTGATCCAAAGGCATTGTGGCTGAGATGACGCCAGTGATGCCGGGAATATATTTATCTTCCGTGACACATGCACGCAAGTGCAAAGGCGTTGTCATCAACCACACAGCTTGATCGACTTCGCTGACAGCCTGTTCAATATCGGCTGGCAGGTGAGGGCGCGCATGATGAATCATGCAGCCCCATTGCAGTGGATAAATGATGGTGCTTTCCATGCCGAACATATGTTGCGGCGCGATGGTTCCCACGATGCAGGAACCAATAGCTGGCGCAAACGCATATTGCAATTGATCTGCGCCCTGAATCCACATACCCCAGGTCTTGGCATGGGCAGTCGCTGGTCCAGTGCTTCCTGATGTGAACAATATCGCGGCAATTTGATCGGCTGGTATCGTGGGGATTGCATACCCCTGCGTATCGTCAGTTACTGGTGCTGAGCGTATGTCGAAGCCGGCAAGACTTGATGGAAATGCTTGATCGGACAAGTAATAACTGTCCTCATAATCCGTGGCGATTTGGGTCAGTACGTTTGTGGCGCGGCTCGACGGCAGGAGCGTTATCTGTTGTCGCAACAGTGCAGCTGCAAAACCGAGTAAAAAATAATAACGGTCTTCGCACAAGTTGATGGCGTATTTTGCTTGTGGAAATTGTGCAGCGAGTGCGGTTGCGTGATGGATAAATTCCTGCGCTGTCACGATACGGTCGTGCACATAGGCCAAAGGCGTATCTGCATCGAAATGACGTAGTAAGGCGAGTGAGCCGGAATAGTTGTTCATCGCTGTCGACGCATCCAGAAAGGGCCGGATTTGATCAAGAGCCATGCAAGATTCAAGGGATTTGCATGTGGCTGATCGGGGAAACGTTGCAATCGGAAAAAATATTCACCGATGAACAGAATGCTTACCAATACATAGCTGATTAGGCTGGTGAATATTGCCCACCATGCAGTTTTACCAGATAAGGCCAGCAACGTTGCAACCGCCGCCATTGCGATGAAAAGGGTGGTCCAGATGATGGTCAGTTTGCGTGTGTAATCAGCAATCGGTGTCGGTAAATCGGGTTCATTTATTTTCAAGAATTGTTGCCGTTCAATTTGTGCGAATACGCTGATCAAAGGCATACGTCCCTTGCGCAAAGTGCTGCCGAACAGCCATGCGAGCCAGAGATTGAGTAAGGTCGGTAAAAACAGAAGAGCTGCATGAGGAAGATCCGGGCGCAGCAATAAGGCCCAATGTGCCAGCAAGGGATAGCTGAGCACGAGCCCGGTTATGGCCAATTTTCGTAAAGCCTGAATGGACATGGGCGCGGGCAACGGCAGGTGCTTGTTATTTGGCGCGATGTTGATCGATATGACTGGCCAAGGCATGCAAGGAAGAAAAAATGTGCGCATTTTTTTCATCGTCAGAACGCAGCTTGACGCCATATTTTTTCGATACGGTCAGAGCAATCTCGAGCACATCTAGCGAGTCCAGGCCAAGATCGGTGAACAGCGATTGCGCAGGATCGATCTCTTCCGGTTTGATTTCGAGATTGAGCGTATCGACGATAAGTACAGCCAGTTCGCTTTCGAACGCAGTTTTTTGATTCATGATTTCTTGAG is a genomic window containing:
- a CDS encoding MMPL family transporter, which produces MIKLRNKAIVACWLLLLAFSAWIAVAHTKIYTDLTGFLPTAPDRTQQLLLDQLREGPASRLILIGIEGDTPEKLANLSRNLAHAMRQDQRITFVHNGEFNALTNERDILLRYRYLLSPAITENHFDVAALKTSLQASAQMLSSQGGSFAKQLIPMDPTGEVARIFSLWTPAAQISMHDGVWFATDNSRALLIAQTAASGMDVNAQQDILTNIRQQFTNAATEEKSQAQLLLSGTGVFAAESRKLIESDSWRLSVIASTLVLLVLWLTYRSIGLTMLAYVPAISGLLIGTAAVSLVFGGVHGITLAFAATLIGEAVDYPNYAFLHTARGEPVRNALLRVGPTLRLAILTTTFSSIAMLLSSFSGLAQLGLLSLVSVAVAGLTTYFVLPVIAGSTLTSRKLEHLPIKLSPGNRWRVLVLPLVFISLAALFVQRQQLWDDDLASLSPISASAKKLDQELRNQLGAPDVRYLLVAAGKDREQALQQSEQVRSDLSKLVDEGVIGGFDMAANYLPSASLQMQRQAALPNDKELTNNLQQALVDLPFRSDAFTPFIKDIAAAKQQALLKAEDLDHSSLGLKVRSLLLDDKQGAVALITLSGVRDPARLQAALPALQEKGLRAIDLKDDTGHLISTYRDEALHLSAFGMVLITLLLLVSLRSWRLTLRVLYPVISAVILSIAVTVIVLGEKLTLFHLVSMLLVIGIGLNYSIFFNREETSADDTQRNHLSLITCGLTTFLSFGTLTLSSLPVLHAIGQTVTIGAVLSMVCAYLLARPTRTGIA
- a CDS encoding LolA-related protein, with translation MLNPARLLLTCLFFFSPLCASAQSWGLPQLMETMAKVELSQSRFTEKKTLALLKAPLESSGTLTYRRPGFVEKHALSPQDEVITVEGDQLTWQNNVTNKKRSIRLQSNPPIWAFVESIRATLAGDLKTLQRFYDVRLEGSAARWTLTLSPSDDAMRENVKILRIEGMGNRMTLVDILEAGGDRSIMTIQHD
- a CDS encoding LpxL/LpxP family acyltransferase, which codes for MAKGWLDQSERGSLFAMQALAWVTLKLGRRFGRIFLLPICAYFIIFSGSARRSSFNYLRRVLPHKPRWLDVVRHYHTFASTIHDRIYLLSGQHHYFDIRIHGYDAVAPLLRRQGCIMLGSHLGSFEVLRALGMFDQSLPVNVLMHDEHAEKLNSILRNLNPAIQPGVITLGQADTLLKVQECIERGEIVGILGDRTFKSTKNVECNFLDGQITLPQGPFALAAILKAPVILFFGLYQGGKRYDLHFEIFEADPAVDRSQRQQRINEWAQRYADRLAHYCRLAPFNWFNFFDYWK
- a CDS encoding AMP-binding protein, giving the protein MALDQIRPFLDASTAMNNYSGSLALLRHFDADTPLAYVHDRIVTAQEFIHHATALAAQFPQAKYAINLCEDRYYFLLGFAAALLRQQITLLPSSRATNVLTQIATDYEDSYYLSDQAFPSSLAGFDIRSAPVTDDTQGYAIPTIPADQIAAILFTSGSTGPATAHAKTWGMWIQGADQLQYAFAPAIGSCIVGTIAPQHMFGMESTIIYPLQWGCMIHHARPHLPADIEQAVSEVDQAVWLMTTPLHLRACVTEDKYIPGITGVISATMPLDQTNALAIENLLHLPLHEIYGCTEAGMIAARRPAQDEKWTLCTDIQLRHDEKNAWIEGPRALPSFALSDSIVQYDARHFSLQGRLTDMIKIAGKRTSLVKLNAVLLAIEGMTDGVFFQAESDSSNTHVEQRLSAFFVSDSLTSAQVIAALRLQIDPVFIPRPIFKVERLPRDANGKLTRAALTALAQTCARTKDINTLRHIGTVLPDHPALAGHFPGNPIVPGLLLLSEVVSIASAHAHINGVKQVKFHTPLKPGQEYVISFSTTVTQTLKFAIHYEQTLIANGLLQLQGAEHG
- a CDS encoding COG4648 family protein; its protein translation is MSIQALRKLAITGLVLSYPLLAHWALLLRPDLPHAALLFLPTLLNLWLAWLFGSTLRKGRMPLISVFAQIERQQFLKINEPDLPTPIADYTRKLTIIWTTLFIAMAAVATLLALSGKTAWWAIFTSLISYVLVSILFIGEYFFRLQRFPDQPHANPLNLAWLLIKSGPFWMRRQR
- a CDS encoding phosphopantetheine-binding protein codes for the protein MNQKTAFESELAVLIVDTLNLEIKPEEIDPAQSLFTDLGLDSLDVLEIALTVSKKYGVKLRSDDEKNAHIFSSLHALASHIDQHRAK